The genomic window GCGGGCGCGCGCCATGGATTTCTTGACCGTGTTGCTGATCGCGATCGGGCTCGGCGTCGATGCCCTGAGCGTGGCCGTCGCCACGGGGGTCCTGCTCGTGAACCCTCCCCGGGCGGCCGTCTGGCGCATGTCCGCCGCCTTCGGCCTCTTCCAGTCTGCCATGCCCCTGCTCGGGTGGTCCGCCGGCCGCGCCGTTGCGGAGCTCATCGAGGCCTACGATCACTGGGTGGCCTTCGCGCTGCTGCTCTTCGTGGGCGGGAAGATGATCGTCGAGGCCTTCCGGGAAGACGGGGCGGGCGGGGTCCCGGGGGCGGACCCCACCCGCGGGTGGACCCTGCTGATGCTGGCCGTCGCCACCAGCATCGACGCCCTGGCCGTGGGCCTGAGCCTCGCCCTGGTCGGGGGGGCGATCCTGTACCCGAGCGCCGTGATCGGGGTCACGGCCTTCGCGATGACGTGGGCGGGGATGGTGTTCGGCGGGAGGATCGGGACCTGGCTCGGCCGGAAAGTGGAGATTGCCGGGGGGCTCATCCTCATCGGGATCGGGGTCAAGATCCTGTGGGAGCACCTGTAGCCGGGCGCCCCCGGCAACCGGGAGAGCCTGCAGAAGGCCCTTGCGCAGCCCATTCTGTGCCCGATACAATGAACTGGCATCCGTCGAGGAGGTGCACATCATGGCGCAGCGGAGGAAAGCCGAACGGATACGGGCGGGACCGAAGGCGAAGGGCGATCGGGGGGCATCCGCCGCCGAACCCCGCGGGGCCATGAAGCGGCTCATGCTCGAGCTCAAGCAGGCCGAGGAGAAGTACCGCAACATCATCGAAAACATCGGCGTCGGCGTGGCCATGATCGACCCGCAGATGCGGATCCTCA from Syntrophaceae bacterium includes these protein-coding regions:
- a CDS encoding manganese efflux pump, yielding MDFLTVLLIAIGLGVDALSVAVATGVLLVNPPRAAVWRMSAAFGLFQSAMPLLGWSAGRAVAELIEAYDHWVAFALLLFVGGKMIVEAFREDGAGGVPGADPTRGWTLLMLAVATSIDALAVGLSLALVGGAILYPSAVIGVTAFAMTWAGMVFGGRIGTWLGRKVEIAGGLILIGIGVKILWEHL